A single genomic interval of Arctopsyche grandis isolate Sample6627 chromosome 8, ASM5162203v2, whole genome shotgun sequence harbors:
- the LOC143915898 gene encoding zonadhesin-like: MHFISKNRSNCLQMTKIILVIAAVLASANATLKRCPANEVFSICGNNACQNTCAYPNIAPLCKPICTPGCICKNGYLRNTRGVCVPPVQCDTCKPNEIFDLCRNTMCQNTCAEPDLQIRCKPLGCIAGCVCRPGYLRNENRDCVRPEQCKPKCNDPNEVFTPCGDVCPITCANKDQIRICPAVCRIDGGCVCKPGYVRSWKGVCIKPKQCPTCSGPNEFYSCGSACDTTCATLGDTCPIVNIRCNERCYCKNGFARNNRNVCIPIKKCPPRQCPNDPNAIIVPCGDPCPVTCENKDDPGTRTCIKLCIINGCKCKSGYVIGKNGKCIPIGKCPVRCPKNEHYDRCPPACPNERDCNAYMSGAPDVCSLPHKCVRKCRCNPGFVRRNSDGRCVRPAQCCTDPNSQLVSCPNPCPGGTCLHPAFIKCRIPCRRYGCQCKNGFVKKSIVNSKCVPLKQCSLHDIIDIIKHK, encoded by the coding sequence ATGCATTTCATATCAAAAAATCGAAGCAATTGCTTACAAATGACTAAAATCATCTTAGTCATAGCCGCCGTTTTGGCATCGGCGAACGCAACGCTTAAAAGATGTCCTGCCAACGAAGTTTTCTCCATCTGCGGCAACAACGCCTGCCAAAACACCTGCGCCTATCCCAACATAGCTCCATTGTGTAAACCAATATGTACCCCAGGATGCATATGCAAGAACGGATACCTGAGGAACACCAGAGGAGTGTGCGTGCCACCAGTTCAATGCGACACGTGCAAACCCAACGAGATCTTCGACTTGTGCCGCAACACCATGTGTCAAAACACTTGCGCTGAGCCAGACTTGCAGATCAGATGCAAACCTTTAGGGTGTATAGCGGGTTGCGTGTGCCGTCCGGGCTACTTGAGGAACGAGAACAGAGATTGCGTCAGACCGGAACAGTGCAAGCCCAAGTGCAATGATCCGAACGAAGTTTTCACCCCTTGCGGTGACGTTTGTCCCATCACTTGTGCCAACAAAGACCAAATCAGAATATGCCCAGCCGTGTGCAGAATTGACGGGGGTTGCGTTTGCAAACCTGGCTATGTACGCAGTTGGAAAGGAGTGTGCATAAAGCCCAAACAGTGTCCGACCTGTTCAGGACCAAACGAGTTCTATTCTTGTGGTTCAGCTTGCGACACTACCTGCGCAACTCTGGGAGATACGTGTCCCATCGTAAACATACGATGCAATGAAAGATGCTACTGCAAAAATGGATTTGCGCGCAACAACAGAAACGTATGCATACCGATCAAGAAATGCCCACCTAGGCAGTGTCCAAACGATCCAAACGCCATAATAGTACCGTGCGGAGACCCGTGCCCGGTGACCTGCGAGAACAAAGACGACCCAGGAACCAGAACCTGTATCAAACTATGCATCATTAACGGATGCAAGTGCAAATCCGGCTACGTAATCGGCAAGAACGGCAAATGCATCCCAATCGGAAAATGCCCGGTGAGGTGTCCCAAAAACGAACACTATGACAGGTGTCCTCCGGCTTGTCCCAACGAGAGGGACTGCAACGCTTACATGTCTGGTGCTCCAGATGTATGCAGCCTGCCACATAAATGCGTTCGTAAGTGTAGATGCAATCCTGGCTTCGTCAGAAGAAACTCGGATGGAAGGTGCGTTCGTCCTGCACAATGTTGCACGGATCCCAACTCACAATTGGTCAGTTGTCCCAATCCGTGTCCTGGGGGCACTTGTCTCCATCCTGCTTTCATAAAATGCAGGATACCTTGCAGACGTTACGGTTGCCAATGCAAGAATGGATTCGTGAAGAAATCCATAGTCAATTCTAAATGCGTTCCCCTCAAGCAATGTTCACTACACGATATCATCGACATTATCAAGCATAAGTAA